The following coding sequences lie in one Panicum virgatum strain AP13 chromosome 6N, P.virgatum_v5, whole genome shotgun sequence genomic window:
- the LOC120678989 gene encoding probable receptor-like serine/threonine-protein kinase At5g57670 isoform X1, whose product MDTIEECGDGDRHLLSGSRILVGVPDNSRGCSELLSWAIGAVAKANDSVVAVHVLGGRERKKRLQKANAFVIYMLGEFVEACEAKQINLEAKVVCSSNIGRALTQEAALTDGNILIVGRSRNAYHRSHVEVANYCFMHAPKNCSVIAVGREGLPQCNTRLKSRSFDAESNVSSSSTWSRRFPPLQKLLRSNSMRKLAQSSNEGAEDKSSPRAVLDGPEEREHQVTEECYSTSSHEVSRRGQNGLWRRLSDMKLWLPFLRTIGDDSARASDAGSAYAEDQKPAWRCFSFQEISVATNDFNPDNLAGRGGYAEVYKGVLSDGQHVAVKRLAKGTPSEQKEKEFLAELGIQGHVCHPNTSYLLGCCVENGLYLIFEFCSNGTLASALHGKSGKTLEWPLRYKIAVGVARGLQYLHMFCRHRIIHRDIKASNVLLGDDFEPQISDFGLAKWLPKQWTHHSVIPIEGTFGYLAPEYFMHGIVDEKTDIFAFGVLLLEIVTGRRPIDCSKQSLLQWAKPLLEAGQATELADPNLGDDYDKDQLKRMIAVASRCIMRPAMWRPSMAEVLHFLSTDDCLKEPEKWNIPEDEVDDMDDCTLFSESCSP is encoded by the exons ATGGACACCATCGAGGAGTGCGGCGACGGAGACCGACACCTGCTCTCCGGCTCCAGGATACTCGTCGGCGTGCCGGACAACTCCCGGGGCTGCTCCGAGCTCCTGTCGTGGGCCATCGGCGCCGTCGCCAAGGCCAATGACTCCGTCGTCGCCGTGCACGTCCTCG gagggagggagaggaagaagaggctgCAGAAGGCGAACGCCTTCGTCATCTACATGCTCGGCGAGTTCGTCGAAGCCTGCGAGGCCAAACAG ATTAATTTGGAGGCTAAGGTGGTCTGCAGCTCAAATATTGGGAGAGCCCTGACCCAAGAAGCTGCACTGACTGATGGAAACATCCTTATTGTTGGGAGATCAAGAAATGCATACCATAG GAGCCATGTTGAGGTTGCAAACTACTGCTTCATGCATGCTCCAAAAAACTGCTCTGTGATAGCTGTTGGAAGAGAAGGCCTACCACAATGTAATACCCGATTGAAGTCTCGGTCATTCGATG CAGAGAGCAATGTATCCTCAAGCTCAACATGGAGCAGAAGGTTCCCACCACTTCAGAAGCTACTCAGATCAAACTCAATGAGAAAACTGGCTCAATCTAGTAATGAAGGCGCCGAGGACAAGAGTTCACCAAGAGCGGTTCTTGATGGTCCGGAGGAAAGGGAGCACCAAGTTACTGAAGAATGCTACAGCACGTCTAGCCATGAGGTGAGCCGGCGTGGCCAAAATGGCCTATGGAGGCGGTTGTCGGACATGAAGCTCTGGCTTCCATTCCTAAGGACAATCGGCGATGACAGCGCGAGGGCCAGCGATGCTGGTTCGGCATATGCCGAAGATCAGAAGCCTGCCTGGAGGTGCTTCAGCTTTCAGGAGATTTCCGTGGCTACTAATGACTTCAATCCAG ATAACTTGGCGGGAAGAGGAGGCTATGCAGAAGTATACAAGGGCGTCCTATCTGATGGCCAACATGTAGCTGTGAAGAGGCTGGCAAAAGGCACGCCCAGTGAACAGAAGGAGAAAGAGTTCCTGGCGGAACTAGGGATTCAGGGACATGTATGCCACCCAAACACATCATATCTTCTTGGATGCTGCGTTGAGAATGGACTATACCTGATATTTGAATTCTGCTCAAATGGAACTCTAGCATCGGCATTGCACG GGAAGAGTGGTAAAACCCTTGAATGGCCTTTGAGGTACAAGATTGCGGTTGGTGTTGCGAGGGGCTTGCAATATCTGCATATGTTCTGCAGGCATAGGATCATCCATCGTGACATCAAGGCCTCCAATGTGCTTCTTGGTGATGACTTTGAACCTCAG ATTTCAGACTTTGGACTAGCAAAGTGGCTCCCCAAGCAGTGGACTCATCACTCTGTCATACCTATAGAAGGCACATTTGG GTACTTGGCACCAGAATATTTCATGCACGGCATCGTTGATGAGAAGACCGACATATTCGCTTTTGGTGTTCTGCTGCTGGAGATTGTCACTGGAAGGAGACCTATTGACTGCTCCAAACAAAGCCTTTTGCAGTGG GCAAAGCCACTCCTGGAGGCTGGGCAAGCGACTGAACTTGCCGACCCGAACCTAGGCGACGACTATGACAAGGATCAACTGAAGAGGATGATCGCTGTCGCATCCCGCTGCATTATGCGACCGGCAATGTGGCGGCCCTCAATGGCCGAG GTTCTGCATTTCCTGTCTACTGATGATTGTCTGAAGGAACCAGAGAAATGGAACATTCCCGAGGACGAGGTCGATGACATGGATGACTGCACATTGTTTTCTGAATCATGTTCCCCATAA
- the LOC120678989 gene encoding probable receptor-like serine/threonine-protein kinase At5g57670 isoform X2: MDTIEECGDGDRHLLSGSRILVGVPDNSRGCSELLSWAIGAVAKANDSVVAVHVLGGRERKKRLQKANAFVIYMLGEFVEACEAKQINLEAKVVCSSNIGRALTQEAALTDGNILIVGRSRNAYHRSHVEVANYCFMHAPKNCSVIAVGREGLPQCNTRLKSRSFDESNVSSSSTWSRRFPPLQKLLRSNSMRKLAQSSNEGAEDKSSPRAVLDGPEEREHQVTEECYSTSSHEVSRRGQNGLWRRLSDMKLWLPFLRTIGDDSARASDAGSAYAEDQKPAWRCFSFQEISVATNDFNPDNLAGRGGYAEVYKGVLSDGQHVAVKRLAKGTPSEQKEKEFLAELGIQGHVCHPNTSYLLGCCVENGLYLIFEFCSNGTLASALHGKSGKTLEWPLRYKIAVGVARGLQYLHMFCRHRIIHRDIKASNVLLGDDFEPQISDFGLAKWLPKQWTHHSVIPIEGTFGYLAPEYFMHGIVDEKTDIFAFGVLLLEIVTGRRPIDCSKQSLLQWAKPLLEAGQATELADPNLGDDYDKDQLKRMIAVASRCIMRPAMWRPSMAEVLHFLSTDDCLKEPEKWNIPEDEVDDMDDCTLFSESCSP; the protein is encoded by the exons ATGGACACCATCGAGGAGTGCGGCGACGGAGACCGACACCTGCTCTCCGGCTCCAGGATACTCGTCGGCGTGCCGGACAACTCCCGGGGCTGCTCCGAGCTCCTGTCGTGGGCCATCGGCGCCGTCGCCAAGGCCAATGACTCCGTCGTCGCCGTGCACGTCCTCG gagggagggagaggaagaagaggctgCAGAAGGCGAACGCCTTCGTCATCTACATGCTCGGCGAGTTCGTCGAAGCCTGCGAGGCCAAACAG ATTAATTTGGAGGCTAAGGTGGTCTGCAGCTCAAATATTGGGAGAGCCCTGACCCAAGAAGCTGCACTGACTGATGGAAACATCCTTATTGTTGGGAGATCAAGAAATGCATACCATAG GAGCCATGTTGAGGTTGCAAACTACTGCTTCATGCATGCTCCAAAAAACTGCTCTGTGATAGCTGTTGGAAGAGAAGGCCTACCACAATGTAATACCCGATTGAAGTCTCGGTCATTCGATG AGAGCAATGTATCCTCAAGCTCAACATGGAGCAGAAGGTTCCCACCACTTCAGAAGCTACTCAGATCAAACTCAATGAGAAAACTGGCTCAATCTAGTAATGAAGGCGCCGAGGACAAGAGTTCACCAAGAGCGGTTCTTGATGGTCCGGAGGAAAGGGAGCACCAAGTTACTGAAGAATGCTACAGCACGTCTAGCCATGAGGTGAGCCGGCGTGGCCAAAATGGCCTATGGAGGCGGTTGTCGGACATGAAGCTCTGGCTTCCATTCCTAAGGACAATCGGCGATGACAGCGCGAGGGCCAGCGATGCTGGTTCGGCATATGCCGAAGATCAGAAGCCTGCCTGGAGGTGCTTCAGCTTTCAGGAGATTTCCGTGGCTACTAATGACTTCAATCCAG ATAACTTGGCGGGAAGAGGAGGCTATGCAGAAGTATACAAGGGCGTCCTATCTGATGGCCAACATGTAGCTGTGAAGAGGCTGGCAAAAGGCACGCCCAGTGAACAGAAGGAGAAAGAGTTCCTGGCGGAACTAGGGATTCAGGGACATGTATGCCACCCAAACACATCATATCTTCTTGGATGCTGCGTTGAGAATGGACTATACCTGATATTTGAATTCTGCTCAAATGGAACTCTAGCATCGGCATTGCACG GGAAGAGTGGTAAAACCCTTGAATGGCCTTTGAGGTACAAGATTGCGGTTGGTGTTGCGAGGGGCTTGCAATATCTGCATATGTTCTGCAGGCATAGGATCATCCATCGTGACATCAAGGCCTCCAATGTGCTTCTTGGTGATGACTTTGAACCTCAG ATTTCAGACTTTGGACTAGCAAAGTGGCTCCCCAAGCAGTGGACTCATCACTCTGTCATACCTATAGAAGGCACATTTGG GTACTTGGCACCAGAATATTTCATGCACGGCATCGTTGATGAGAAGACCGACATATTCGCTTTTGGTGTTCTGCTGCTGGAGATTGTCACTGGAAGGAGACCTATTGACTGCTCCAAACAAAGCCTTTTGCAGTGG GCAAAGCCACTCCTGGAGGCTGGGCAAGCGACTGAACTTGCCGACCCGAACCTAGGCGACGACTATGACAAGGATCAACTGAAGAGGATGATCGCTGTCGCATCCCGCTGCATTATGCGACCGGCAATGTGGCGGCCCTCAATGGCCGAG GTTCTGCATTTCCTGTCTACTGATGATTGTCTGAAGGAACCAGAGAAATGGAACATTCCCGAGGACGAGGTCGATGACATGGATGACTGCACATTGTTTTCTGAATCATGTTCCCCATAA